A window from Nerophis ophidion isolate RoL-2023_Sa unplaced genomic scaffold, RoL_Noph_v1.0 HiC_scaffold_227, whole genome shotgun sequence encodes these proteins:
- the LOC133547878 gene encoding glutamate receptor ionotropic, NMDA 2C-like has product MASPRAHPPCPFLLLLVFLGALRARPLLQHSSINVAVVFSGSGYQSEVRGRLSGENFVDLPVVVSPVTVLVNDTNPRDLLTRLCDAMATEKLHGVVFEDDVGSGAGAQ; this is encoded by the coding sequence ATGGCCTCTCCCCGGGCGCACCCTCCGTGTCCCTTCCTGCTCCTCCTCGTCTTCCTGGGCGCCCTCCGCGCCCGGCCCCTCCTCCAGCACTCGTCCATCAACGTGGCGGTGGTGTTCAGCGGCTCCGGCTACCAGAGCGAGGTCCGAGGGCGGCTGAGCGGCGAGAACTTCGTGGACCTGCCGGTGGTGGTGAGCCCCGTGACGGTGCTGGTCAACGACACCAACCCCCGGGACCTGCTGACCCGCCTCTGCGACGCCATGGCCACGGAGAAGCTGCACGGCGTGGTGTTCGAGGACGACGTGGGCTCGGGCGCCGGCGCGCAG